A window from Dehalobacter sp. encodes these proteins:
- the larB gene encoding nickel pincer cofactor biosynthesis protein LarB: MKDKIKQILNQVQDSQISIDEGLQQLEQMYSCDMGYARLDTHRQYRKGFPEAIFCPGKTTNQIVQIAKKLHEVSDQNILATRAGREVYEAVCREIPSAEFNETSRTIVIRKGVQRSVGNILVVSAGTSDLPVAEEAAVTAEAMGNKVERMYDTGVAGLHRLLSQSERLQQAKVLIVVAGMDGVLPSVVGGLAASPVVAVPTSVGYGANFGGLAPLLTMLNSCSEGIGVVNIDNGFGAGYLASLINQAGI; the protein is encoded by the coding sequence ATGAAAGATAAAATCAAACAAATCCTGAATCAGGTTCAGGACAGCCAGATTTCAATCGATGAAGGCTTGCAGCAGCTTGAGCAGATGTACAGCTGTGACATGGGCTATGCGCGTTTGGATACTCACCGTCAGTATCGTAAGGGTTTTCCGGAAGCAATCTTTTGTCCGGGCAAAACGACAAACCAAATTGTTCAGATTGCCAAAAAACTGCACGAGGTTTCCGATCAGAACATACTCGCGACAAGGGCCGGCAGGGAAGTCTATGAGGCCGTCTGCCGGGAGATCCCGTCAGCTGAGTTCAATGAAACCTCCCGCACGATTGTGATCAGAAAAGGGGTTCAAAGGTCTGTTGGCAATATCCTGGTTGTGAGTGCAGGTACTTCAGATCTGCCGGTTGCCGAAGAAGCAGCTGTAACCGCGGAAGCTATGGGCAATAAGGTCGAACGCATGTATGATACAGGCGTAGCAGGTCTTCACCGACTATTGTCCCAGTCGGAGCGGCTGCAGCAGGCCAAGGTGCTGATTGTTGTCGCAGGAATGGACGGCGTGCTGCCAAGTGTTGTCGGTGGACTGGCCGCCAGTCCGGTCGTCGCGGTCCCAACAAGTGTCGGTTATGGCGCGAATTTTGGCGGACTCGCCCCTTTGCTTACCATGCTGAACAGCTGCTCGGAAGGAATCGGCGTTGTTAATATTGACAACGGGTTTGGAGCCGGGTATCTGGCTTCGCTGATTAATCAGGCGGGAATATAA
- the gap gene encoding type I glyceraldehyde-3-phosphate dehydrogenase codes for MSIKVAINGFGRIGRLCMRAFLESSGDLEVVAVNDLGKADMLAHLLKYDSTHGTLPYDVIVEAGVMKVKGSTIKLLAEKNPEELPWKEMGIDVVIESTGRFVDREGAGKHLKAGAKKVVISAPGKDEDITIVMGVNDDKYDPAKHHIISNASCTTNCLAPVAKVIMKEFGIEQGMMTTTHSVTNDQRILDFEHSDWRRARAAFQSMIPTTTGAAKAVALVLPELKGKLNGLAVRVPTPNVSLVDFVVNVSKVTTKEEVNAKLKQAAEGELKGILSYNELPLVSSDYNGNNASSIVDGLSTMVIGDKMVKVLAWYDNESGYSNRVIDVIKMMAARGF; via the coding sequence ATGTCCATTAAAGTAGCAATCAATGGTTTTGGCAGAATCGGAAGGCTTTGTATGAGAGCTTTCCTTGAATCTTCAGGGGATTTGGAAGTCGTTGCAGTGAATGATCTTGGCAAAGCAGATATGCTGGCGCATTTGCTGAAATACGATTCTACCCACGGTACACTGCCTTACGATGTTATCGTCGAAGCTGGTGTGATGAAGGTCAAAGGAAGCACCATCAAACTTCTGGCCGAAAAAAACCCGGAAGAGCTGCCCTGGAAAGAAATGGGCATCGATGTCGTGATTGAATCGACCGGAAGATTCGTGGACAGGGAAGGCGCAGGTAAACACCTGAAAGCAGGGGCTAAAAAGGTTGTTATTTCGGCACCCGGTAAAGATGAAGATATCACGATTGTGATGGGTGTCAATGACGATAAATATGATCCGGCCAAACATCATATCATTTCCAATGCTTCCTGTACCACCAACTGCCTGGCTCCTGTTGCGAAAGTGATTATGAAAGAATTTGGCATCGAGCAGGGAATGATGACAACAACGCACTCCGTAACCAATGACCAGAGAATTTTAGACTTTGAGCATTCCGACTGGCGCAGAGCCAGAGCTGCATTCCAATCAATGATCCCGACAACCACGGGAGCGGCAAAAGCCGTGGCCCTTGTTTTGCCAGAACTCAAAGGAAAGCTGAATGGTCTGGCAGTAAGAGTCCCGACACCGAATGTGTCTTTGGTCGATTTTGTTGTGAATGTCAGCAAAGTTACGACGAAGGAAGAAGTCAATGCCAAGCTTAAACAGGCTGCAGAAGGTGAGCTTAAAGGAATCCTTTCCTATAACGAACTGCCCCTTGTTTCGAGCGATTATAACGGCAATAACGCCAGTTCCATCGTTGACGGACTGTCCACAATGGTTATTGGGGATAAGATGGTCAAAGTCCTGGCCTGGTATGACAATGAATCAGGCTATTCGAACAGGGTTATTGATGTGATCAAAATGATGGCTGCTCGCGGGTTTTAA
- a CDS encoding HD family phosphohydrolase: MKGLTKLRSNLKTDSCDFEEYRDCIQELINNEKLYVMEKYIHHKHVTCLEHSFSVSYTSFILCHRLGLDFRSAARGGLLHDFFLYDWHTTKPKKGLHGFTHPSAALENAGKYFILNEVEKDIIVKHMWPLTVKPPRYTESFVVAFADKYCALFEIVIPKSAIARKDHLKTLMISNHN, from the coding sequence ATGAAAGGCTTAACAAAATTAAGGTCGAACTTAAAAACAGATTCCTGTGATTTTGAAGAATACCGGGACTGTATTCAGGAATTGATTAATAACGAAAAACTGTATGTCATGGAGAAGTATATTCATCATAAGCATGTCACCTGTCTGGAACACAGCTTTTCCGTTTCCTACACCAGTTTTATTCTTTGCCATAGACTGGGGCTCGACTTCCGGTCTGCGGCGCGAGGCGGACTTCTGCATGACTTTTTTCTGTATGACTGGCATACGACGAAACCGAAGAAGGGGTTGCATGGATTTACGCATCCGTCAGCTGCCCTGGAAAATGCCGGCAAGTATTTTATTTTGAATGAGGTGGAAAAGGACATTATTGTCAAGCATATGTGGCCCTTAACTGTGAAACCGCCGCGCTATACGGAATCGTTTGTTGTCGCCTTCGCAGATAAATACTGCGCACTGTTTGAAATCGTTATTCCAAAATCGGCGATAGCAAGGAAGGATCATTTAAAAACGCTGATGATCAGCAACCATAATTAG
- a CDS encoding M28 family peptidase: MTDTKPLDSLDFTLLQQLTQTFGPSGQEHNVAALILDQTKNDADTAYTDTLGNLIVRKKGPGKKIMIACHMDEVGIMVTHINKQGYLYFAPVGSLRDHVLLAQRFVFANGAVGVVSREEKKKPDENSPERLFLDLGVTSEQEARTMVREGDMAVFSGTYQETKDCVISKALDNRVGCFIALEVLKRVSSQDDLYFVFTAQEEVGARGAKTAAYALEPDLALNIDTTFSFDMPREYGVPRTSLNKGIAIKVMDRSIVVSPQIKNWMAEIAEQHEILYQWEIITNGGTDSGPVHLTKGGIPTGGLAVPVRHLHTPGEIASKNDMRSGISLLLALLA, encoded by the coding sequence ATGACAGATACAAAACCATTAGATTCTTTAGATTTCACCTTACTTCAACAGCTCACCCAGACTTTTGGTCCTTCGGGCCAAGAACACAACGTTGCGGCGCTGATTTTAGACCAGACAAAAAATGATGCTGATACCGCTTATACGGATACGCTGGGTAATCTGATTGTCAGAAAAAAAGGTCCTGGGAAGAAGATTATGATTGCCTGCCATATGGATGAAGTCGGCATCATGGTGACCCATATCAATAAGCAGGGCTATCTGTACTTTGCACCGGTTGGCAGTTTGCGAGATCATGTTCTGCTCGCACAGCGCTTCGTTTTTGCCAACGGGGCAGTAGGTGTCGTCAGCCGTGAAGAGAAAAAGAAGCCGGATGAGAATTCACCGGAACGGCTGTTCCTCGATCTTGGAGTAACCAGTGAGCAAGAGGCCAGAACGATGGTTCGGGAAGGCGATATGGCCGTATTTTCCGGAACCTATCAGGAGACCAAAGACTGTGTAATCTCCAAAGCGCTGGATAACCGGGTAGGCTGTTTTATTGCCTTGGAAGTATTGAAAAGAGTCAGCAGCCAAGATGACTTGTACTTTGTGTTTACTGCCCAGGAAGAAGTGGGCGCGCGCGGAGCAAAAACAGCCGCCTACGCGCTGGAACCGGATCTCGCTTTGAATATCGATACGACGTTCAGTTTTGATATGCCCAGGGAATACGGGGTGCCGCGGACTTCTCTGAATAAAGGTATCGCGATTAAAGTGATGGACAGATCAATCGTCGTATCTCCCCAAATTAAAAACTGGATGGCTGAAATCGCCGAACAGCACGAGATACTCTATCAATGGGAAATCATTACGAACGGAGGCACCGATTCCGGCCCGGTTCACCTGACCAAAGGCGGGATTCCTACCGGGGGCCTGGCTGTTCCAGTCCGGCATCTGCATACGCCAGGTGAAATTGCGTCTAAAAACGATATGAGATCCGGTATATCGCTGTTGCTTGCCTTACTTGCATAA